The Streptomyces rimosus genomic interval CGCGGTGCCTGAACCCGTAAGGCTGTAATCCCGGTCGGCTCCGGAGTGCGCGCCATGCACTCCGGAGCCGACGGTTGTTCCGGCGCGCGGACGCCCGGCGTTCCGCGGGTCATTCGGCAGGTCAATGGCAGGGGAGAGCGAACCTATGCGACAGGTCGGGAAAAAGGGCCTGATCACGATGGCGGCAGCGAGCGGCGTACTGGCCGTCGCGAGCGGCTACGCGCACGCGGATGCCGGTGCGCAGGGGAATGCGGCGCATTCCCCGGGGGTGTTGGCAGGAAATACCGGCCAACTCCCCGTGGACATCCCGGTGCAAGCCTGCGGAAATTCCGCGAACGTCGTCGGGCTGCTGAATCCCGCCATGGGGAACGGGTGCGGCGGCGACGGCGGTTCCCATGGCGGCGCGCACGGTGACCGGCGGCACGGCAAGGGCCAGGGCGGTTCCGGCGCGCAGGGCTCGGCGCAGGGCTCACCGGGCATCGCCTCGGGCAACCAGGTACAGGCGCCGATCCACGCGCCGGTCAACGCCTGCGGGAATTCCGTCAACGTTGTCGGACTCGGCAACCCCGTCAACGCCAACGGCTGCGCCGCGGACGGCAGCAGCACCGGCGACGGCACCGGAACCGGTACCGACCACCCGGCGCCGAACCGCCCGGGCCCGCGGGACCCGCGGCCGTCCGGCGACGGCCCGCAGAAGCCGGGCGGCCCCGCCACCCCGGCCGATGACCGCGCGGGCGAACCGGTGACCCCGTCGGAACGGCAGGCGCCGCACACGACGGACACGGCGGGCGCCGTGCAGGAACGAGGGCCGCGCGCCCAGCTGGAGGAGTCCGCCCCGCATACGCAGATCGTCACCCCGCCCAAGCAGGGCAAGGCGGCGGGCGAGGAGGAGGGGAACCTCGCCCAGACCGGCGCTGGTGCGCTCGGCCTCGCGCTGCCGGCGAGCGCGGGCCTGCTGATCGGCGGTGCCGTGCTCTACCGCCGCGCGCGTTCCGCACGCCGCTGACGGGCACGCGAGCGGGCCCAGCGGACCCGCTCGCGTACGGCATGTGCAGTCAGGACCGGTCACCCGCGAGACCTGGGGCAGCCGGTCCTCCACCGGTCCGGCGCCGGCGCCGGACCGGTACGGCGGAGCGGGCCCCGCGTCGGCGGGGCCCGCTCCGCCGTGTCCGGGCGAGGGCCGCGGGCGCGGCGGTCACCTCGAACGGCGCGTGCCGCGGCGGTCGTGGCCGCTCACCAGGTCGCGCGGATCTGGCGGATGATCCGGCGGCGCAGCCGCACCCGGCGGCTGCCGTCGGGATTGAGGCGCAGGCGGTCCAACTCCCAGTGTCCGTACTCGGCATGGTCGGTCAGCAGGCGTGTGGCGGCCTTGCGGGAGACCCCTCGCGGCACATACACATCGCAGAATTCGTATTCCGGCATCGCATCTATTGTGCGGGACCGGCCCCGGTACGGATAGCGTCTGCACTATGTCTGATGCTGCGCAGCCTTCCGCTGCCGAGGTACGTGCCGCCGCCGAGGCGGTCAAAGCCGCGCTGGACCGTCACCTCGACGCGGTCGAACACCGCTCGGGCCAGGACGACCCCGCCGTCTACGCCGCGTTCGACGAACTCGCCGCGGCGGCTGAGGCGTACGACGAGCTGCTGTACGACACCTATGACGAGGTCACTCCCTTCGAGATCCCCGGCAACGACACGCTGCCCGCCTACGCGGGGCCGGAGGAACCCAGCGCGCTGAGCGTGCTGATCCGGCGGGACTACGCGGTGGCCGAACCGCAGCGGCTGCTGGCGCAGGCCCAGCGGATCGCCGACCTCGACCCCGAATCGGCCGCCGACGCCGCGGCCGAGGCCAGGGCGGTCAACGGCGGTACGGGATCGGTGGCCGGCGTGGTCGGCAGCAGCGTGCACGCGGCGCTGGGCGTGCTCTTCGGGGAGTTCGAACCGGACGAGATCGCCACCCGGCACAAGGAGTTCGGCCTGGAGGAGGGCGACTCCACGCTGTGGGTGGTCGCCGCCGATGAGATGCCCGAGCCCGGGGAATGGCTCTCCGCCCCGTTCGACCAGACCGATCCGCAGCGGGTGGTGTGCCGCTTCGACGTCAGCTCCGTCTTCGACGAGGACCTGGAAGCCGACGCGGACGACGACGATGTGCTGGAGCGGCTCGACAGGGAGAGGTGAGGGGCGGGCGTTCCCAGGGGCCGGCTGCCCGCTCGGCCGAGTTCCGGGAGGCCGGGGCCGGGGGCGGTCTTCGGCCGTTTCCCGGGTGGTCTTTGGTCGGATCCGCTACGGCCGG includes:
- a CDS encoding chaplin — its product is MRQVGKKGLITMAAASGVLAVASGYAHADAGAQGNAAHSPGVLAGNTGQLPVDIPVQACGNSANVVGLLNPAMGNGCGGDGGSHGGAHGDRRHGKGQGGSGAQGSAQGSPGIASGNQVQAPIHAPVNACGNSVNVVGLGNPVNANGCAADGSSTGDGTGTGTDHPAPNRPGPRDPRPSGDGPQKPGGPATPADDRAGEPVTPSERQAPHTTDTAGAVQERGPRAQLEESAPHTQIVTPPKQGKAAGEEEGNLAQTGAGALGLALPASAGLLIGGAVLYRRARSARR
- a CDS encoding DUF5703 family protein, whose product is MPEYEFCDVYVPRGVSRKAATRLLTDHAEYGHWELDRLRLNPDGSRRVRLRRRIIRQIRATW